A region of the Chryseobacterium cucumeris genome:
TGGCAGCTGGATAAATTCAAAAATCCTGACGGTTCCGGAATCAACGCCAACAAAGAAGGCGGACAGATTGTTATCATCAGAAACGTAGAAAAATAGTTTTAATTCCTTCATATCAAATTCAATTAAAGTATCAATAGAAAACCTCTGTTGATACTTTTTCATACTTATGAGTAAACTTTCAAAATACCCGATACTCCTTTTCTTATACTGTGCAGCAGCACTTTTTACGCTTTACCATTGCAAAAATGATAAGCAGCAGCCCATATACGAAGATCTTGGTTCTGTAAAAAACAGGATCATCAAAACCAATGCTGATTTTGAAAAACAGATCAATGAACTGAAGGCTCTTGTTGCTAAAGATGCTGATGAAAAACTTCTTCAGGAGAAATTCCAGGATATCCGAAAAACATACAAAAAAATGGAATGGGCTGTAGAATACTTCCTTCCCCACTCTGCAAGGTTTATCAACGGCCCTGCCCTTCCCGAAATAGAAATGGATGAACATACTGAAATAGAACCTGAAGGCTTACAGGTGCTGGAAGAGATGTTCTACCCTTACGAAAAAGCGAATAAAGAAGAAGTAATCCGGATGCTTAATAAGCTCATCAATAAAAGTAATACCATTGATACCAACTTTCAGGTCATTACCATCAGTAAAGACCAGGTTTTTGATGCACTTAGACAGGAGACTTTCAGAATTTCCAGTCTGGGAATTTCAGGTTTTGACACTCCGGTTTCGGGAACATTTTTACAGGAAATGCCATCTTCTCTGCAAGGAATTAAAGAAACTTTGGAACAAATCTCTACTCACCGTTCGAAAAATAAAGCATTAAAAAGTCTTGTGGCAGAGATCAGTTCAGCCATTAATGTACTGAAGAAAAACGCCGACAAAAACACATTTGATTATGTCAATTTCATTCCGGATCATCTGAATAGAATCACAACTTTGATGCTTGATTTTAAAAAGCAGGAGAACATTCCTGATGTTGAGGTAACCACTGCTTTAAACAAAAATGCAGCTACATTCTTTAGTAAAAATGCTTTTAATCCTAATGCTTTCACTCCCGGAAAAGAATACGCCTACTCTGAAGAAAAGGCAGCTCTTGGACATCAACTTTTTAATGATAAAATATTATCCAACAGCAATAACCGAAGCTGTGCAACATGCCATATTCCAGATAAAGCATTTACAGACGGTCTAGCCAGAGCAATGTCCCTTGAAAATTCAGAACTGGCGAGAAATACACCTTCACTCAACTATGCAGGCTATCAGCATGGCCAGTTTTGGGATATGAGAAAGGATGATCTGGAAGGACAAAGCTCAGATGTGATCTCCAATAAAGAAGAAATGCACGGTGACCTGAATATCATTCTTGCCAAAATCAATCAGGATAAAAATTATCAGGCCGCATTCAAAAAAATTTATCACTCCCAAAAAACAGAGGTCTGGCAGCTTCAGAATGTATTGGCGAGCTATATTCGTTCGCTCGCAAAATTCAATTCAGATTTTGATGAATATATGAGAGGAAATAAATCAGCGATGACAGACAATCAAAAGCGCGGTTTCAATCTTTTTGTGGGAAAAGCCCAATGTGCCATCTGTCATTTCCTTCCCTTATTCAATGGAACGGTTCCTCCGAATTTCAAAAAAACAGAACAGGAAGTCCTGGGAGCAGCAGTGAACGGAGAAAATAAAGCATTTGACACGGATCCGGGACGGGGAAAATTCCATGAAACAGTTCCTTCCCTGCAGCATTCCTTTAAAACGCCAACACTTAGAAATATTAGCAAAACAGCTCCTTATATGCACAACGGAGGATATAAAACCCTGAAAGAAGTGATGAATTTTTACAACAAAGGTGGTGGAAAAGCTTTTGGATTTAAACTGGAAAATCAGACACTTTCCGACGCACCGTTACAGCTTACCGATCAAGAAGTTGATGATATTATTGAGTTTATGAAAGCGCTCAATGATCAATAAAAGACGATTCTAAAACACAAAACAACGAAAAACCACAAAACTCCTGAATCTTAATTGCTAAGGAGTTTTTTTATTTGAAAATTCCTTTAAAATACAGAAAGGCTATGCGGCTCATTTCTTTGTTTGATTTTACCTTTGGAACTTCCATGAAAACATTAGATTAAATCAATGTTATACTCTGTTAAAAACTTTTCTACAAGAATAAATATCATTATTTTTGACGTAGTTTTTTTACATGAAAAGGGGTTTACTGTTACTATTTTTTCTGATCTGCTTTTTGGGGTATTCACAATCAAAAATTAAGGTTGTGGATGACGCCAGTCAAAAGCCTGTCTATAAAGCAAAGGTATCCTGTGACAATACAGTTATCGGATACACCAATGAACAGGGTATTCTGGAGTTTAAAACCGGATGCAAAAACATTGATATAGATGCTGAATCTTATCAGAAAGAAACCCTTACCGTAGAAAGCAGCATGGAAGTTTCCCTGCTTAAAAAAACATCACAGACAACCAATATTGAAGCGGTTGTTATTGAAGACAAAAGTGATCCCAGGGCTCTGGAAATTCTTAAAAAAGTCAATAAATTATTCAAAGAAAACTCACCCAAAAGTTTAGGTTCCTATTCTTACAAATCCTACGAAAAAATCTCTCTGGATATTGATGAGGACAGTCTTTCTCAGTTTAATCAGTATTTTAATGATTTAAACATTTTCAAGAAAAAAAGAGAAAAAGACTCGCTGAATAATATCAACGCAAGAAAAATATTTTCAAAAAGTAAACTCTTCCTTTGGGAAAGGGCTCAGGAGTTTTTGTACTCCAAGAAGTATGGTGAAAAGATCAATATTCTGGACAACAGAATCTCCGGTCTGAAGCAGCCTATTTACGAAATGATTGCGCTCCAGCAAAGTAACAGGGATGTTGTTCCCGAACAGATAAAACCCGAAAACAGAGGGCTGTACAGATTCTTTCTTTCAGATACCGTTACCCTTGACGGAAGGAAAAACTTTGTGATCCGCTTCCGTGAGGTAAATTACAAAAAGCCGGACAGAAAACGAAAGTATAACGGTGCTATTTATGTAGATACCGAAACGTACGGAATCAAAAAAATTGAGAATTTCAGTAAAAATAAAAACGAAGGAATTATTACCAGTACCTGGGTATTCTACAATAATAAATGGTTCCTTGCTCATGAAAAAGCCAAGCTTAAAATGGGTAAAATGGCCATGGATGACAAAGTGCATGCCGATGATAAGAAAGACAAAAAAAGCTTCGGGACCTATGCTTTCCTTACCTCAAAGTATTTTGATTTCGAATCTCCTATTGAAGAAGATCCAAAGGATTTTAAAGGCTATACTTTCTCGGTAAAAAATATTGACGGCCAATCTCTGGACCGCTACAGGACAGATCCCCTTACCGAAAGGGAACAAAATACCTATAAAACCATCGACAGTTTAGGTAAAAAATATAAAATCGACAGCAAAGCACAGATTTTATCAGGTTTACTGAACGGACAGATCAGAGTCGGTTCTGTAGATTTTGCTGTGGATGAAATTGTCAATTATAACTCCTATGAAGGTTTCAGATTAGGTTTAAAAGCCAAGCTGAATGAAAATTTCAACCCTTATTTTTCACCGGACTACTATTTTGCATATGGTGTGAAAGACCGAAAATGGAAGTACGGAATGGGGCTTGATATGAAAACCACACTGGAAAAGAATTCCTTTTTCAGATTTGAAGTGTATGATGATGTGACAGCATCCGGAGAATTCAACCGAAAAATGTGGAATTTCAAGATGAGAATGATGAACTTCGGGAATAATCTGAATAATGACCGGTATTTCCACTTTAAAGGAATGTCATTATCTTACCTGAACGATGTCACCAACGGACTTACCGTTGCTCTTGCTGTAAGAAGAAATACAGAAGAAGCTGAATTCGATTATCAGTTCAGAGACCGGGGAACATCTTACAGAAACTTCAATACCCTTTTCACCCTGAAATATTCTCCGAATTCTACCAATATTATGACCCCTCAGGGAAAATCTCTGATTGATCAGAAATATCCTGAACTGTATTTTAATTATGAGCAGAGTTACAAAATACTGCAGGGGGATTTTAATTATTCCCGTTTTGATGGTTTGTTTGTTCATAATTTCAAAACACCGATCGGAACTACAGGATTCCGATTATATGGAGGTCTTGTTCTTGGTGGGGCACCTATCTGGAAAAACTTTACGATGAACGGACTGGCGTCTCCGGGCAAAGATTTTAATTTTAACCTTACTTCTTATCTTGGGTTTGCAACACTGGAAGGTGGGAAATACTATAATGACAGATTTGTTGCATACTACTTTACGCATAAACTTCCATGGTATCTGAAAAGTTTCGGACACAATGTTTCCAGCTTTGACTTTGTCTTAAGAGGAACTATCGGAGATATGAAACATCCGGAATACCACCAGTTTAAATTCAGAAAACTGGATCACCTGTATCAGGAAGTCGGTGTGGAATGGAATAATTTCCTTTCCAGCTATTTTAATCTTGGGGTATTCTACAGAGTGGGTTATTATGCAACGCCACATTTCAAAGAAAACTTCGCCATCCAATTTAAGCTGAAGTTTCTTGAGTTTTAATACTCTTTCCAATACAAAATCTTTATTTTTGGATGAGAATTCAGAAATATTCAACGATACTATATAAAAAAGAACATGCAGAAAATCGAAATCAAAGCAGAACAGTTTTTTGAATTATTAAAATTAAAAGACACTCCGATGTGGGAAATTTTCTCACAGATGATCGATGGAAATGAAAAGGAAATTATCTTTTTAGACCATGAAGACAAGATCCTTTTTAATTATATTCTACCTTCTACACAGGAAAAACTGGAAGAAGACAGAAAAGAGTTTTCAAAACAGTTTTCAGAGAAATTGGCTAACTTCAATTAAGAGTTCTTATGAATAGAAATTATGTTTTTTCTCTCCTTGGGCTTTTTTTATTTGCCTTTGGAAATGCTCAGAATTATAAGAAGCCTCTTGTTTCTGCTATCAAAGAATCTGATCTCCGCACCGATATGTATCAGCTTGCTGCAGACCAGTTCTGGGGACGCGAAGCCGGAACACTGGATGAATTGAAAGTCTCTATGTGGCTGGCTGATAAAGCCAAGGAAGCCGGAATGAAACCTGCCGGAGATAATGGAACATTTTTCCAGTTCTTTGATATGTACAGACATCAGGTGATCCCGCAAAGCACCCTGAAAATCGGAGATAACAGTTTAAAATTATGGAAGGATTTTCTGGTTGCAGAACCTGTAAATGCTTCTGTAGACGCTGAAGTTGTATATGCCGGAAACGCAGAACCTGAAGAGCTTGTGAAATTGAATATCAAAGGGAAAGTTCTTGCAGTAAACGCATCCGACAAAAATATTTCTAAGGATATGACTCTTTTTGTAAGAAGATATCCCGGATTTGTAAGAAATAAATATTACAAGAAAGCTTCTGAACTGGGAGCCAAAGCCATTATCTTCATCACCGATGATATCTCCGAGCAAAGCTGGGTAGAAGTACTGCCTCAAATGACAAGAGGAAGCTATGGCGTAGAAGGATTAAGAGAAAAAATCACCAATAATATTCCTGTTGTGTGGATCAAAAGAGAAAATGCCAGCTGGGTAAAAAACAATCCTAAAGCTTCTCTGAACCTGATCACTGAAACTTACAAATACCCTTCAGTAAATATTATCGGAAAAATTGATGGTACAGATCCTGTTCTTAAAAATGAATATGTTCTGTTAAGCGGACACCAGGATCATGACGGGATCAGACATCCTGTAAAGAATGACACGATCTACAACGGTGCTGATGATAACGCCAGTACTTGTGTTGCCATGTTAGCAATGGCCAGAGCTTACAAAAAACAGCCGGGAAAAAGAAGCATCCTTTTTGTTTTCCATGGCGCTGAAGAAAGAGGATTACTGGGTTCAAGATGGCATGCAGCCCATCCTGTTGTTCCGAAAGAAAAAATTGTAGCCGTACTGAATGGTGACATGATCGGGAGAAATGACAATAATGAAGCTGCTTTATTAGGAGGAAATGCTCCTCACAAAAATTCTGAAGAGCTGGTAAAAATGGCCGAAGATGCCAACAATGAAAGTACAAAGTTCAAATACCTTAAAGATTGGGATTCTCCAAGCCATGCTGAGTATTTCTATTTCAGAAGTGATCATCTTCCATATGCTAAAATTGGCATTCCTGCTGTATTCTTTACCAGTGTTCTGCATGATCAGTACCATACCCCGCAGGATGAATCAGAAAATATCAATTACAAAAAGCTGTATAAAATGACGGAATGGATGTACAGAACATCCTGGAAAGTAGCTAATGAAGCTGAACGTCCGAAAGTAATTTCGAATTTTTCGCTTGAAAGATAATTTATAAAAAGAATTATATTTCTTTTGTCTTGAAACAAAAGAAACAAAAATTCAAGACTTAGAAACTTCAGCTAAAAATGAAATCTGTTCTCTAAAAACTCTAAACTCGTGCGGAAACGATCTATGTTTAGAATCATATTTTGTCCCGCACTCAAACAATAGAGTTTTTTTAACGTTCACAGAATTCATTTTCTTAACGCTTCACTTTCTTATGTCATTTGATATTGCCAGAAACATAAAAGCTTCACAAAAATTGTGAAGCTTTTTTTCATCACTGAAGCCATCCTGATTACTAAATATCGAAGATGTTTTCTTCACTATTCTTAAAAACTTTATTATTCTTAATGGTTCGAAAAATTATTTTTAATCTACTTCTTTTGTCTTGAAACAAAAGAATCAAAAATTCAAGACTCAGAAACTTCAGCTAAAAATAAAATCTGTTCTCTAAAAACTCTAAACTCGTGCGGAAACAGTCTATGTTTAGAATCATATTTTGTCCCGCACTCAAACATTAGAGTTTTTTTAACGTTCACAGAATTCATTTTCTTAACGCTTCAGTTTCCTATGTCATTGGATATTGCCAAAAATACAAAAGCTTCACAATGTTTGTGAAGCTTTTGTCATCATTGTGTTTTTAGAATCTGATTTGTGTACGAAATAATTTAATATTGAATAGGATTTTAAACCATTAAGAGGAATTTAGATGATAAGGAAAGTTAAGTTTCAAATAAATTTGAATGAAGCACCTTACTTAATAAATATCGAAAGATATTATCCTTAACTATTCTTAAAAACTTTATTATTCTTAATGGTTCGAAAAATTATTTTTAATCTACTTCTTTTGTCTTGAAACAAAAGAATCAAAAATTCAAGACTCAGAAACTTCAGCTAAAAATGAAATCTGTTCTCTAAAAACTCTAAACTCGTGCGGAAACGATCTATGTTTAGAATCATATTTTGTCCCGCACTCAAACAATAGAGTTTTTTTAACGTTCACAGAATTCATTTTCTTAACGCTTCACTTTCTTATGTCATTTGATATTGCCAGAAACATAAAAGCTTCACAAAAATTGTGAAGCTTTTTTTCATCACTGAAGCCATCCTGCTTACTAAATATCGAAGATGTTTTCTTCACTATTCTTAAAAACTTTATTATTCTTAATGGTTCGAAAAATTATTTTTAATCTACTTCTTTTGTCTTGAAACAAAAGAATCAAAAATTCAAGACTCAGAAACTTCAGCTAAAAATAAAATCTGTTCTCTAAAAACTCTAAACTCGTGCGGAAACAGTCTATGTTTAGAATCATAGGTTGTCCCGCACTCAAACACCAGAGTTTTTTTAACGTTCACAGAATTCATTTTCTTAACGCTTCACTTTCTTCTGTCCTTTGAAATTGCCAGAAACATAAGGAAAGTTAAGTTTCAAATTCATTTGAATCAAGCTTGTTTACTCAATATCGAAGATATTTCCTTAACTATTCTTAAAAACTTAATCCTTCTTAATGGTTTTAAATTAATATTCTTTTGTCTTGAAACAAAAGAATCAAAAATTCAAGACTTAGAAACTTCAGCTAAAAATGAAATCTGTTCTCTAAAAACTCTAAACTCGTGCGAAACGATCTATATTGAGAATCATATTTTGTCCCGCACTCAGACACCAGAGTTTTCTTAACGTTCACAGAATTCATTTTCTTAACGCTTCACTTTCTTATGTCGTTTGAAATTGACAGAAACATAAAAGCTTCACTAAAATTGTGAAGCTTTTTTCATCATTGTGTTTTTAGAATCTGATTTGTGTACGAAATAATTTAATATTGAATATAATTTTAAATAAGCAAATTCATCAGTGAAGGATCATTGTTCAGATAGTTGACAAAGAAATCATATTGTTTCATTTTATCAATTAAAGGAGTGAAATCTTTGTTTTGTTTTAAAGCAATTCCTACTACTGCGATTCCCTTTTCTTTTGAATTTTTCTGGGTATATTCAAAATAAGTGATGTCATCATCAGGTCCCAGTACATCCATTACAAAGGTTTTCAATGCTCCGGGACGCTGTGGAAATCTGACAAGGAAATAATGTTTTAGTCCTGCATGAAGCAATGCTTTTTCCTTGATTTCTTCCATCCGGGTAATGTCATTATTGCTTCCGCTGATAATACATACTACGTTTTTACCTTTTATCTCTTCTCTATATTTGTCCAATACTGCTACTGAAAGTGCCCCTGCCGGTTCTACAACAATAGCATCTTTATTATACAAAGACAATATGGTTTCGCAGACAAGCCCTTCATCCACTGTTGCCATATCGTACAGGATATCTTTACAGCGTTCAAATGTAATATCTCCCACTTGCTGTACGGCTGCTCCGTCTACAAAACGGCTGATCTTTTCAAGAAGAACAGGTTTTCCCTTTTCAAGGGCTTTTTTCATGCTTGCTGCTGCGGAGGGCTCTACCCCGATAATCTTTGTTTGCGGAGACAAATGCTGAAATACTGTGCAGATTCCTGCTGCCAGTCCGCCGCCGCCGATCGGTACAAAAAGATAATCAACCACACCTTCTGTCTGTTCCAGAATCTCCAGTGCTGTTGTTGCCTGTCCTTCAATAATCGCCGGATCATCAAAAGGATGGATAAATACGCTGTTATGGTCTTTACAAAACCTCATCGCAGCATCTTTAGATTCATCGAATGTGTCTCCAAATAAAATAACATCAATGTATTCTCCACCGAACATTTTCACCTGTTCAAGCTTTTGCCCGGGAGTTGGCAAAGGCATGAAAATCGTTCCTTTCACCTTCATGGTCTGGCATGCAAATGCAACTCCCTGCGCATGATTTCCGGCACTGGCACACACAACACCTTTTGAAAGTTCTTCCTCAGACATGGTGGCCATCTTGTTATAGGCACCTCTTATTTTATAGGATCTTACCCTTTGAAGATCTTCTCTTTTAAAATAAATATTCGACTCATAAATAGCTGACAGATTGTTATTGACAGCCAAAGGTGTTTTTACCACTACATTTTTTAATCGTTCCTCCGCTTTATAGACATTCTCTAAAACGGAGGAACTTACTCCCTCTTTCATCATCCGTTTATTTACTAATTATTTTCTGGTCTCAGGCTTCGTACTGTTTTTCCGGCCTTCCACATTTCGCTTTCTCTTAGCTCACTAAGTTCAGCTTCCAGTTTTTCACGGTAATCCGGTTTGCTGTTGCTGTCAATGGAACGTTGAGCTTCATTTCCTTTGGCTACATTATCATACAGCTCTTCAAACAAAGGTGAAGTAGCATCTCTGAAACGTTTCCACCAGTCCAAAGCTCCTCTCTGAGCGGTTGTACTGCAGTTAGCATACATCCAGTCCATTCCATTTTCTGCTACCAATGGCATCAATGACTGAGTCAATTCTTCTACGGTTTCATTAAAGGCTTCAGAAGGGCTGTGTCCATTTTTTCGCAATACATCATACTGAGCGGCAAATATTCCCTGTACAGCACCCATCAAAGTTCCACGTTCTCCGGCTAGATCACTGTAAACTTCTTTTTTAAAGTCGGTTTCAAAAAGATATCCGCTTCCTATAGCAATTCCCAATGCTGTTACTCTTTCTCTGGCTTTTCCTGTAGCATCCTGATAAACGGCAAAACTGCTGTTTAAACCTCTGTCCTGCAGAAACATTCTTCTCAATGAAGTTCCTGAACCTTTAGGAGCTACCAGAAATACATCTACATCGGCTGGAGGAACAATTCCAGTACGCTCGCTGAATGTGATTCCGAAACCATGAGAAAAATACAACGCTTTCCCTGGAGTAAGATGCTGTTTTACTTTCGGCCAGTATTCAATCTGTGCAGCATCACTCAGAAGATAGCAGATAATGGTTCCTTTTTCCAATGCTTCTTCAATTTCAAATAATGTTTCTCCCGGTACAAATCCGTCTGCTATTGCTTTATCCCAAGATTTGGAGTTTTTTCTCTGCCCTACAATCACATTAATTCCGTTATCTTTCTGGTTCAAAGCCTGCCCGGGCCCCTGTACTCCATATCCAATTACTGCTACAACTTCATCTTTTAATGCTTCCTGAGCTTTTTCCAACGGAAATTCTTCTCTTGTTACTACGTTCTCCTCTACTCCTCCAAAATTCAATTTTGCCATTTTTTTTGATTTTATTTATTATTGATTGTGATGTTTAATTTTTGCTTTTAGCTTGCATATTCTACTGCTGTCAGGTATGGATTTCTGTGATAATGTACTTCCAGAACGTCTACCTGCTTTTCCATTTGTCTGCTGATCTTCTGAACAGAATCTTCTGTTTCTCTGATAACAATAACAAACTTTTTTACTTTTTCCATTTCTGAAGGACCAACATTAAAGGTCACCATAGAAATTCTTCTTCTCGAAAAAATAGCATTGATGCGGCTGATCAATCCTAAATAATCTTCTGTATACGCTGTAATGGTATATTCTTTATGATCTGTTTTCATCTTTTTTATTTTTAAATTTTATTTATTGTTTAATACAATTTCCGAAACACTTTTTCCCTGAGGGATCATCGGAAATACATTGTGTTCTTTTCCTGTCATTACTTCAAGGAGGAAAGATCCTTCATGGTTAAGCATTTCTTGGAGTCCTGCTTTCAGATCTTTTCTCTCGGATACCTTTTTTCCGGGAATATTGTATCCTTTTGCCACCTGAACGAAATCGGGGCTCTGGATATCTACGGAGGAATATCTTTCTTCGTGAAACAATTCCTGCCACTGCCTTACCATTCCCAGATAGCAGTTATTCAGTATTAATATTTTAACTTCGGGATGATACTGCATTATGGTTCCCAGTTCCTGAATATTCATCTGAGCTCCTCCGTCTCCCATCACAGCAATAACAGGACGGTTTGTTTCTGCATAAGATGCTCCTATTGCAGCGGGAAGACAGAATCCCATGGTTCCCAGCCCACCGCTTGTGACATTGGTTCGGGAATGTTTGAACTGAGAGTATCGGCATGTCGCCATCTGATGCTGTCCTACATCTGTCACAATTACTGCTTCACCTGCTGTTATCTCATTCAACTGGCGGATAACCTCTCCCATTGTAATCTCACCTTCTTCAGGGTAGAGCTCCGTATGAATAAGATTGATGCTTTCAATTTCATGACATTTTTTAAATCTTTTATGCCAGTGATGATGTTCTCTTTTTACGATCTTTTCTGTAAGAAGAGGAAGCGTATGTTTGCAGTTTCCAAGAACAGGAACATCTGCTTTTACATTTTTATTGATCTCTGCGTTATCAATATCCAGATGAACAATCTTTGCATGTTTTGCATACTGATCCAATCTTCCGGTCACACGGTCATCGAACCGCATTCCTACAGCAATCAGAACATCACATTCGTTGGTTAATATATTCGGGCCATAGTTTCCGTGCATTCCTACCATTCCTACCGCTTGTGGATGATGAGTTGGAATAGCACTCATTCCCAGAACCGTCCATGCTACCGGAATTCCTGATTTTTCTGCAAACTGTAAGAACTCCTTTTCAGCTTTTCCGAGCATAATCCCCTGTCCAGCAATGACAAATGGCTTTTCTGCATTATTGATCAACGCTGCAGCTTTTCCGATATTTTCCATACATGGATCGGGATCCGGTTTATAGCTGCGTAATGTGTGGCATGGTGAATAGCCTTTATAAGCAACAGACTGCAGCTGGGCATTTTTGGTAACATCAATCAGAACAGGACCAGGGCGGCCGGACTTTGCGATGTAGAATGCTTTTGCCAATACTTCGGGAAGCTCGTGAGCATCCGTCACCTGATAATTCCACTTGGTAACCGGGCTTGTGATGTTCATAACGTCTATTTCCTGAAAGGCATCAGTTCCGAGAAGGTGTTCAAAAACCTGTCCCGTAATACATACCAAGGGAGTATTATCGAGTAAAGCATCAGCCAGTCCCGTAACGAGATTAGTTGCTCCCGGGCCGCTGGTAGCCAATACAACACCAACTTCTCCTGAGACTCTTGCAAGACCTTGTGCCGCATGCACTGCTGCCTGCTCGTGACGTACAAGGATATGTTTCAGGTTTTCTTTATAATCGTAAAGGGCATCATAAATAGGGATAATAGCACCTCCCGGATATCCGAAAACGGTTTTCACTCCTTCCTGAAGAAAGGCTTCAAGAATGATCCGGCTTCCGCTCAGTTGTAT
Encoded here:
- the ilvC gene encoding ketol-acid reductoisomerase, which codes for MAKLNFGGVEENVVTREEFPLEKAQEALKDEVVAVIGYGVQGPGQALNQKDNGINVIVGQRKNSKSWDKAIADGFVPGETLFEIEEALEKGTIICYLLSDAAQIEYWPKVKQHLTPGKALYFSHGFGITFSERTGIVPPADVDVFLVAPKGSGTSLRRMFLQDRGLNSSFAVYQDATGKARERVTALGIAIGSGYLFETDFKKEVYSDLAGERGTLMGAVQGIFAAQYDVLRKNGHSPSEAFNETVEELTQSLMPLVAENGMDWMYANCSTTAQRGALDWWKRFRDATSPLFEELYDNVAKGNEAQRSIDSNSKPDYREKLEAELSELRESEMWKAGKTVRSLRPENN
- a CDS encoding M20/M25/M40 family metallo-hydrolase codes for the protein MNRNYVFSLLGLFLFAFGNAQNYKKPLVSAIKESDLRTDMYQLAADQFWGREAGTLDELKVSMWLADKAKEAGMKPAGDNGTFFQFFDMYRHQVIPQSTLKIGDNSLKLWKDFLVAEPVNASVDAEVVYAGNAEPEELVKLNIKGKVLAVNASDKNISKDMTLFVRRYPGFVRNKYYKKASELGAKAIIFITDDISEQSWVEVLPQMTRGSYGVEGLREKITNNIPVVWIKRENASWVKNNPKASLNLITETYKYPSVNIIGKIDGTDPVLKNEYVLLSGHQDHDGIRHPVKNDTIYNGADDNASTCVAMLAMARAYKKQPGKRSILFVFHGAEERGLLGSRWHAAHPVVPKEKIVAVLNGDMIGRNDNNEAALLGGNAPHKNSEELVKMAEDANNESTKFKYLKDWDSPSHAEYFYFRSDHLPYAKIGIPAVFFTSVLHDQYHTPQDESENINYKKLYKMTEWMYRTSWKVANEAERPKVISNFSLER
- a CDS encoding cytochrome-c peroxidase, producing MSKLSKYPILLFLYCAAALFTLYHCKNDKQQPIYEDLGSVKNRIIKTNADFEKQINELKALVAKDADEKLLQEKFQDIRKTYKKMEWAVEYFLPHSARFINGPALPEIEMDEHTEIEPEGLQVLEEMFYPYEKANKEEVIRMLNKLINKSNTIDTNFQVITISKDQVFDALRQETFRISSLGISGFDTPVSGTFLQEMPSSLQGIKETLEQISTHRSKNKALKSLVAEISSAINVLKKNADKNTFDYVNFIPDHLNRITTLMLDFKKQENIPDVEVTTALNKNAATFFSKNAFNPNAFTPGKEYAYSEEKAALGHQLFNDKILSNSNNRSCATCHIPDKAFTDGLARAMSLENSELARNTPSLNYAGYQHGQFWDMRKDDLEGQSSDVISNKEEMHGDLNIILAKINQDKNYQAAFKKIYHSQKTEVWQLQNVLASYIRSLAKFNSDFDEYMRGNKSAMTDNQKRGFNLFVGKAQCAICHFLPLFNGTVPPNFKKTEQEVLGAAVNGENKAFDTDPGRGKFHETVPSLQHSFKTPTLRNISKTAPYMHNGGYKTLKEVMNFYNKGGGKAFGFKLENQTLSDAPLQLTDQEVDDIIEFMKALNDQ
- the ilvB gene encoding biosynthetic-type acetolactate synthase large subunit, producing the protein MENPNLSTEIQLSGSRIILEAFLQEGVKTVFGYPGGAIIPIYDALYDYKENLKHILVRHEQAAVHAAQGLARVSGEVGVVLATSGPGATNLVTGLADALLDNTPLVCITGQVFEHLLGTDAFQEIDVMNITSPVTKWNYQVTDAHELPEVLAKAFYIAKSGRPGPVLIDVTKNAQLQSVAYKGYSPCHTLRSYKPDPDPCMENIGKAAALINNAEKPFVIAGQGIMLGKAEKEFLQFAEKSGIPVAWTVLGMSAIPTHHPQAVGMVGMHGNYGPNILTNECDVLIAVGMRFDDRVTGRLDQYAKHAKIVHLDIDNAEINKNVKADVPVLGNCKHTLPLLTEKIVKREHHHWHKRFKKCHEIESINLIHTELYPEEGEITMGEVIRQLNEITAGEAVIVTDVGQHQMATCRYSQFKHSRTNVTSGGLGTMGFCLPAAIGASYAETNRPVIAVMGDGGAQMNIQELGTIMQYHPEVKILILNNCYLGMVRQWQELFHEERYSSVDIQSPDFVQVAKGYNIPGKKVSERKDLKAGLQEMLNHEGSFLLEVMTGKEHNVFPMIPQGKSVSEIVLNNK
- the ilvA gene encoding threonine ammonia-lyase, with amino-acid sequence MMKEGVSSSVLENVYKAEERLKNVVVKTPLAVNNNLSAIYESNIYFKREDLQRVRSYKIRGAYNKMATMSEEELSKGVVCASAGNHAQGVAFACQTMKVKGTIFMPLPTPGQKLEQVKMFGGEYIDVILFGDTFDESKDAAMRFCKDHNSVFIHPFDDPAIIEGQATTALEILEQTEGVVDYLFVPIGGGGLAAGICTVFQHLSPQTKIIGVEPSAAASMKKALEKGKPVLLEKISRFVDGAAVQQVGDITFERCKDILYDMATVDEGLVCETILSLYNKDAIVVEPAGALSVAVLDKYREEIKGKNVVCIISGSNNDITRMEEIKEKALLHAGLKHYFLVRFPQRPGALKTFVMDVLGPDDDITYFEYTQKNSKEKGIAVVGIALKQNKDFTPLIDKMKQYDFFVNYLNNDPSLMNLLI